Proteins encoded together in one Drosophila albomicans strain 15112-1751.03 chromosome 2R, ASM965048v2, whole genome shotgun sequence window:
- the LOC117574135 gene encoding tRNA dimethylallyltransferase — protein MLRKVPLIVILGSTGTGKTKLSLELAERFGGEIISADSMQVYTNLDIATAKATKEEQSRATHHLLDVATPTEPFTVTHFRNAALPIIEQLLAKSKPPIVVGGTNYYIESLLWDTLINTQDEQATDEHEQPLDSLTTLELHKHLAQIDASSANRIHPNNRRKIERAIEVYRSTGQTLTAKLQEQRQQPGGNRLGGPLRYPHIILLWLRCQQDVLNVRLDKRVDGMLQQGLLSELRQFHDSYKGVTAEYTKGVLQTIGYKEFVPYLEKYNTDQDAKLEAYLQLHQYQLPSKEHLLTMTEDEAQLAESLQLLSSCCEELKLVTRRYSKKQLKWINNRFLASKDRQVPDLYELDTSNVAAWQEQVFKRAECIIESYRQEQICEIEPMAKRVHPGADLDEETSNFCGICERHFIGEYQWQLHLKSNKHKRRRESKRRKEREAEAEAATKASQIQTPIEAAAADKEA, from the coding sequence ATGCTGCGAAAAGTGCCATTGATTGTTATACTGGGCTCTACGGGAACGGGGAAGACGAAACTATCACTAGAACTAGCTGAACGTTTTGGCGGCGAAATCATCAGCGCCGATTCAATGCAAGTTTACACAAATCTGGACATTGCCACAGCGAAGGCAACCAAAGAGGAGCAGTCACGTGCCACACATCATTTGCTGGACGTAGCAACTCCCACAGAGCCTTTTACAGTGACACACTTTCGCAATGCAGCGTTGCCCATCATAGAGCAATTGCTGGCCAAGTCGAAGCCACCAATTGTGGTGGGTGGCACTAATTACTACATCGAGTCTCTGCTCTGGGACACTCTGATTAACACACAAGATGAGCAGGCGACAGACGAACATGAGCAGCCATTGGACAGCCTGACAACACTGGAGCTGCATAAACATTTGGCCCAGATCGATGCGAGCAGCGCAAATCGCATACATCCGAATAATCGACGCAAGATCGAACGTGCCATTGAAGTATATCGAAGCACCGGCCAGACTTTGACTGCCAAGCTGCAGGAGCAGCGTCAGCAACCGGGTGGCAATCGCTTAGGTGGTCCACTGCGTTATCCACACATTATACTGCTCTGGCTGCGCTGTCAACAGGATGTGCTCAATGTGCGGCTGGACAAGCGTGTGGATGGCATGTTGCAGCAGGGATTGCTATCGGAGTTGCGACAATTCCACGACAGCTACAAGGGAGTGACAGCGGAATACACCAAAGGAGTGTTGCAGACCATTGGCTACAAAGAATTTGTGCCTTATTTGGAGAAGTACAATACAGATCAGGATGCAAAATTGGAGGCGTATTTACAGTTGCATCAATATCAGCTGCCCAGCAAGGAGCATCTCTTGACTATGACTGAAGATGAGGCACAGCTGGCTGAAAGTTTGCAGCTGCTGAGTAGTTGTTGCGAGGAGCTGAAGCTAGTAACGCGTCGATACTCAAAGAAACAGTTGAAGTGGATCAACAATCGCTTCTTGGCCAGCAAAGATCGTCAGGTGCCCGATCTCTACGAGTTGGACACGAGTAATGTGGCTGCTTGGCAAGAGCAGGTCTTTAAGCGTGCCGAGTGCATCATTGAGAGCTATCGTCAGGAGCAGATCTGTGAGATTGAGCCGATGGCAAAGCGTGTGCATCCTGGCGCTGATCTTGACGAGGAGACGAGCAACTTTTGTGGCATCTGCGAGCGTCACTTCATTGGTGAATATCAAtggcaattgcatttgaagTCCAACAAACACAAACGGCGTCGAGAGTCAAAGCGACGCAAGGAACGGGAAGCAGAGGCGGAGGCAGCGACGAAAGCGTCTCAGATTCAGACCCCAATcgaagctgcagctgctgataAGGAGGCGTAA
- the LOC117574141 gene encoding 1,5-anhydro-D-fructose reductase-like, giving the protein MASNQFLTLNSGHKMPIIGLGTWQASDEEVEAAIDVALEAGYRHIDTAPIYRNEKAIGRVLKRWLDAGKVKREELFIVTKLPPTANRASDVAATIKKSLADLQLDYVDIYLIHTPISVLTNEDGTIKLDSEGIMEPDLTSDITTTWTEMEKVVANGQAKSIGVSNFDQEQLERVLKIAKIRPATNQFEHHVYLQQRDLVDFCKAQGIVVTAYSPLGSKGIAKYNAVVGLVRDLPDLMDIPDVKQIAAAHGKTPAQVLLRWIIDRDIVVIPKSTNPERLKQNLDVFDFKLTAEESAKLSKLDQNFRVCDFSLLRGCERHPEFRFKNQYTK; this is encoded by the exons ATGGCAAGCAATCAATTCTTGACTCTTAACAGCGGCCATAAAATGCCCATCATTGGCCTTGGTACCTGGCAG GCATCTGATGAAGAAGTCGAAGCCGCAATCGATGTCGCTCTTGAGGCGGGCTACAGACATATCGATACGGCGCCAATCTACCGCAATGAGAAGGCCATTGGGCGAGTCCTTAAACGTTGGCTGGATGCCGGCAAAGTGAAGCGTGAGGAGCTCTTCATTGTGACCAAACTGCCACCTACAG CCAATCGCGCAAGTGATGTGGCCGCAACTATTAAGAAATCGCTGGCTGATCTGCAGCTGGACTACGTGGACATCTACCTCATTCACACCCCCATCTCAGTTTTGACCAATGAAGATGGCACCATCAAGTTAGATTCGGAAGGAATAATGGAACCTGATTTAACATCTGATATTACCACCACATGGACAGAAATGGAGAAAGTGGTGGCCAATGGCCAGGCCAAGTCCATTGGTGTTTCAAACTTTGACCAGGAGCAGTTAGAGCGAGTGCTCAAGATCGCCAAGATTCGTCCAGCTACCAATCAGTTCGAGCACCATGTCTACCTGCAACAACGTGACCTCGTTGACTTCTGCAAAGCGCAGGGCATCGTCGTCACAGCTTATTCCCCTCTTGGTTCCAAGGGTATTGCCAAATACAACGCTGTCGTAGGGTTGGTGCGTGATTTGCCCGATCTGATGGACATTCCCGACGTCAAAcagattgctgctgctcatggCAAGACCCCAGCTCAAGTGCTTCTCCGCTGGATCATTGACCGCGACATCGTCGTCATCCCTAAAAGCACAAATCCAGAGCGCTTGAAGCAGAACCTTGATGTGTTTGACTTTAAGCTAACGGCTGAGGAATCTGCCAAGCTCTCCAAGCTTGATCAGAACTTCCGCGTCTGTGATTTTTCTTTGCTCCGTGGTTGCGAGCGTCATCCTGAGTTCAGGTTCAAGAACCAATACACTAAGTAA
- the LOC117574134 gene encoding bifunctional purine biosynthesis protein ATIC: MASKKIALLSVSDKTGLLDLGKSLAALGFELVASGGTATALRGAGLAVKDVSDITGAPEMLGGRVKTLHPAVHAGILSRTTNSDLADMKQQHYDLIQLVVCNLYPFASTIAKPDVTLADAVENIDIGGVTLLRAAAKNHQRVTVICEAVDYARVLEELKTKGDTTAETRQALALKAFTHTASYDDAISDYFRKQYGAGSSQLTLRYGMNPHQKPAQLYTQLAQLPLRVLNASPGFINLCDALNGWQLVRELKQALQLPAATSFKHVSPAGAAVGVALNPAQAKLCMVDDLYEQLTPLATAYARARGADRMSSFGDFVALSDVCDVVTAKIISREVSDGIIAPGYTPEALEILKKKKNGSYCILQMDPDYEPSAVERKTIFGLTLEQKRNDAVINPELFGNVVSKLSPLPEAAVRDLIVATIALKYTQSNSVCYARDGQVIGIGAGQQSRIHCTRLAGEKADNWWLRQHPNVASMKFKAGVKRAEISNAIDNYVNGTVGKDMPLSQFQSMFDKAPEQLTTQEKLDWLKQLNGVALGSDAFFPFRDNIDRARLSGVSYIASPAGSTNDAGVIAACDEHGIIMAHTNLRLFHH, from the exons ATGGCAAGCAAGAAAATCG CACTTTTGAGCGTCTCGGACAAGACGGGTCTGTTGGATCTGGGCAAGAGTTTGGCCGCCTTGGGCTTTGAGCTAGTTGCCAGCGGTGGCACAGCGACAGCACTGCGTGGTGCTGGCCTCGCCGTCAAGGATGTGTCCGATATCACGGGTGCTCCTGAGATGCTGGGCGGACGCGTGAAGACATTGCATCCGGCTGTGCATGCTGGTATCTTGTCGCGCACGACAAACAGCGATCTGGCGGACatgaagcagcagcattatGATCTTATACAGCTGGTCGTATGCAATCTGTATCCATTTGCCAGCACCATTGCCAAGCCCGATGTCACGTTGGCTGATGCCGTCGAGAACATTGATATTGGTGGCGTGACTTTGTTGCGTGCCGCTGCCAAGAATCATCAGCGTGTCACGGTCATCTGCGAGGCTGTCGACTATGCGCGTGTTCTGGAGGAGCTCAAGACCAAGGGCGATACCACGGCCGAGACACGTCAAGCACTGGCTTTGAAGGCTTTCACACACACGGCTAGCTATGATGATGCCATCTCCGATTACTTCCGCAAGCAGTATGGCGCTGGTTCGTCGCAGTTGACGCTGCGCTACGGCATGAATCCTCATCAGAAGCCAGCACAGCTCTACACACAGTTGGCTCAGCTGCCACTCCGTGTGCTGAATGCTTCGCCTGGATTCATCAATCTCTGTGATGCCCTCAATGGCTGGCAATTGGTGCGTGAGCTGAAGCAGGCACTGCAGCTGCCGGCTGCCACGAGTTTCAAGCACGTGTCGCCAGCTGGTGcagctgtgggcgtggctctGAATCCGGCACAGGCCAAGCTCTGCATGGTCGATGATCTCTACGAGCAGTTGACGCCTCTGGCTACGGCTTATGCACGTGCTCGAGGCGCCGATCGCATGAGCTCCTTTGGCGACTTTGTGGCACTCTCCGATGTTTGTGATGTAGTCACAGCTAAAATCATTTCGCGTGAGGTCTCCGATGGCATCATTGCTCCTGGTTACACACCTGAAGCTTTGGAGATACtcaagaaaaagaagaacgGCAGCTACTGCATTTTGCAG ATGGATCCCGACTATGAGCCCAGCGCTGTGGAGCGCAAGACCATTTTCGGCCTGACTCTGGAGCAGAAGCGCAACGATGCCGTCATCAATCCCGAGCTCTTCGGCAATGTGGTCAGCAAGTTGAGCCCCTTGCCCGAGGCAGCTGTGCGTGATTTGATTGTGGCCACCATTGCCTTGAAGTATACGCAAAGTAATTCAGTTTGCTATGCACGCGATGGTCAAGTAATTGGCATTGGTGCTGGCCAGCAATCGCGCATTCACTGCACGCGCTTGGCGGGCGAGAAGGCGGACAACTGGTGGTTGCGTCAGCATCCCAATGTGGCCAGCATGAAGTTCAAGGCGGGCGTGAAGCGTGCCGAAATCTCTAATGCCATTGACAACTATGTGAACGGCACTGTGGGCAAGGATATGCCGCTGTCCCAATTCCAGAGCAT GTTTGACAAGGCGCCAGAGCAGCTGACAACGCAGGAGAAGCTCGACTGGCTGAAGCAGTTGAATGGAGTTGCACTCGGTTCCGATGCCTTCTTCCCCTTCCGTGACAACATTGATCGAGCGCGATTG AGCGGTGTTTCGTACATTGCCAGTCCAGCGGGTTCCACCAACGATGCTGGCGTCATTGCCGCTTGCGATGAGCATGGCATCATCATGGCCCACACCAATCTGCGTCTCTTCCATCATTAA
- the LOC117574138 gene encoding aldo-keto reductase family 1 member A1-like yields the protein MASNQFLILNSGHKMPIIGLGTWNASDAEVEAAIDAALEAGYRHIDTAPVYLNEKAIGRALKRWLDSGKVKREELFIVTKLPTSANRASDVEATIKKSLADLQLDYVDIYLIHSPVSAEANADGSLKFGADGLMVPDLAADITTTWTAMEKLVPSGLAKSVGVSNFDQEQLERVLKVAKIPPATNQIEHHVYLQQRDLVDFCKAKGIVITAYSPLGSKGLIKVNASAGINRELPDLFDIPEVKEIAAAHGKTPAQVLLRWIVDNGIVIIPKSSNLERLKQNLNVFDFKLTAEEIAKLSALDQNFRICDWSLLPGVQRHPEYKF from the exons ATGGCAAGCAATCAGTTTTTGATACTTAACAGTGGCCACAAAATGCCCATCATTGGCCTAGGCACTTGGAAt GCATCTGACGCCGAAGTAGAGGCCGCAATCGACGCCGCTCTAGAGGCGGGCTACAGACATATTGATACGGCTCCTGTCTACCTCAATGAGAAGGCTATTGGTCGAGCCCTAAAACGTTGGCTGGATTCCGGCAAGGTGAAGCGTGAAGAGCTCTTCATTGTGACCAAGCTGCCAACCTCTG CCAATCGCGCAAGTGATGTGGAAGCCACTATTAAGAAATCGCTAGCCGATCTGCAGTTGGATTATGTGGATATCTACCTCATTCACTCACCCGTGTCCGCTGAGGCCAATGCAGATGGCAGCCTCAAGTTTGGTGCCGACGGTTTAATGGTCCCTGATTTGGCAGCCGATATTACCACCACCTGGACTGCAATGGAGAAACTCGTGCCCAGTGGACTGGCCAAGTCTGTTGGCGTTTCCAACTTTGACCAGGAGCAGCTGGAACGCGTGCTCAAGGTCGCCAAGATTCCCCCAGCTACCAATCAGATCGAACATCATGTCTACCTGCAACAACGCGACCTCGTTGACTTCTGCAAGGCGAAAGGCATCGTCATCACAGCTTATTCTCCTCTAGGATCCAAGGGGCTCATTAAGGTCAATGCTTCCGCTGGTATAAACCGTGAACTTCCCGATCTGTTTGACATACCCGAAGTGAAGgaaattgctgctgctcatggCAAGACCCCAGCTCAAGTGCTTCTCCGTTGGATCGTTGACAATGGCATTGTTATTATTCCTAAGAGTTCAAATCTCGAACGTTTGAAGCAGAACCTTAATGTGTTCGATTTTAAGCTGACGGCGGAAGAGATAGCGAAGCTCTCAGCACTCGACCAGAACTTCCGCATTTGTGATTGGTCCTTGCTCCCCGGTGTCCAGCGTCATCCCGAGTACAAATTCTAA
- the LOC127564975 gene encoding 1,5-anhydro-D-fructose reductase-like, whose protein sequence is MAPNIPFLTLNDGNKMPVIGIGTWQASDEEVETAIDAALEAGYRHIDTAPRYRNEKAIGRVLRRWLDSGKVKREELFIVTKLPLNANAPSDVEPIIKKSLADLQLDYVDMFLIHSPFTLIASEDGGVKKDEQGLMIPDLRTNHAATWVEMEKLVPNGLARSIGISNFDQEQVGRLLKTAKIRPATNQIEHHVYLQQRELVDFCKAEGVAITAYSPLGSKGLAKLNASVGIARDLPDLMDIPVVKEIAAAHGKTPAQVLLRWVIDTGVIAIPKSSSPERLRQNFDIFDFKLTEEEIAKLLKLDQNFRICDMALLRGVERHPEFRFKNEFTQ, encoded by the exons atggCACCAAACATTCCATTCTTGACTCTCAACGACGGCAATAAAATGCCAGTGATTGGCATTGGCACCTGGCAG GCTTCTGACGAGGAAGTTGAAACTGCAATCGACGCAGCTCTTGAAGCGGGCTACAGACACATTGACACAGCTCCAAGATACCGTAATGAGAAGGCGATTGGACGTGTTCTTAGACGATGGTTGGACTCTGGAAAAGTGAAACGTGAGGAGCTCTTCATTGTGACCAAGTTGCCACTTAATG CCAACGCTCCCAGTGACGTTGAACCAATCATTAAGAAATCGCTGGCCGATCTGCAGCTGGACTATGTGGACATGTTTCTCATACACTCGCCCTTCACTTTAATCGCCAGTGAGGACGGTGGAGTTAAGAAGGATGAGCAAGGACTAATGATTCCTGATTTGAGAACAAATCATGCCGCTACTTGGGTTGAAATGGAGAAGTTGGTTCCTAATGGACTGGCCAGGTCCATTGGAATCTCTAACTTTGACCAGGAGCAAGTTGGACGTCTTTTGAAGACCGCCAAGATTCGTCCAGCCACCAATCAGATCGAACACCACGTTTATCTCCAACAGAGAGAACTAGTCGACTTCTGCAAGGCTGAAGGAGTCGCCATCACTGCCTATTCTCCCCTAGGATCCAAGGGTCTCGCAAAGTTGAATGCTAGCGTTGGCATAGCTCGTGATTTGCCCGATCTTATGGACATACCTGTTGTGAAAgagattgctgctgctcatggCAAGACTCCAGCTCAAGTGCTTCTTCGTTGGGTCATTGATACTGGTGTTATAGCTATTCCTAAGAGCTCGAGTCCAGAGCGTTTGAGGCAAAACTTTGACATTTTTGACTTTAAACTGACGGAAGAGGAAATAGCTAAGCTCTTAAAACTGGATCAAAACTTCCGCATCTGTGACATGGCTTTGCTTCGTGGGGTCGAACGTCATCCCGAGTTTAGATTCAAGAACGAATTTACACAGTAA
- the LOC127564974 gene encoding aldo-keto reductase family 1 member B1-like produces MASNQFLTLNSGHKMPIIGLGTWNASDQEVEASIDAALEVGYRHIDTAPVYRNEKAIGRVLKRWLDAGKVKREELFIVTKLPTFANRASDVEATIKKSLADLQLDYVDIYLIHSPVSSVANADGSLKLDADGLMVPDLEADITTTWTAMEKLVSSGLAKSVGVSNFDQEQLERVLKVAKIPPATNQIEHHVYLQQRDLVDFCKAKGIVITAYSPLGSNGRNKVYASAGINRELPNLFDIPEVKEIATAHGKTPAQVLLRWIVDNGIVIIPKSLNRERLKQNLNVFDFKLTTEEVAKLSALDQNFRICDWCLLPGAQRHPEYKF; encoded by the exons ATGGCAAGCAATCAGTTTTTGACACTTAACAGTGGCCACAAAATGCCAATCATTGGCCTAGGCACTTGGAAt GCATCTGACCAAGAAGTTGAGGCCTCAATCGACGCCGCTCTTGAGGTGGGCTACAGACATATTGATACGGCTCCTGTCTACCGCAATGAGAAGGCCATTGGGCGAGTCCTTAAACGTTGGCTGGATGCCGGCAAGGTGAAACGTGAAGAGCTTTTTATTGTGACCAAGCTACCAACATTTG CCAATCGCGCAAGTGATGTGGAAGCCACTATTAAGAAATCGCTAGCCGATCTGCAGTTGGATTATGTGGATATCTACCTCATTCACTCACCCGTGTCCTCTGTGGCTAATGCAGATGGCAGCCTCAAGCTTGATGCTGATGGTTTAATGGTACCAGATTTAGAAGCCGATATTACCACCACCTGGACTGCAATGGAGAAACTTGTTTCCAGTGGACTGGCCAAGTCTGTTGGCGTTTCCAACTTTGACCAGGAGCAGCTGGAGCGCGTACTCAAGGTTGCCAAGATTCCTCCAGCAACCAATCAGATCGAGCATCATGTCTACCTGCAACAACGCGACCTTGTTGACTTCTGCAAAGCGAAGGGCATCGTCATCACAGCTTATTCTCCTCTAGGATCCAACGGACGCAATAAGGTCTATGCTTCCGCTGGTATAAACCGTGAACTTCCCAATCTGTTTGACATACCCGAAGTGAAGGAAATTGCTACTGCTCATGGCAAGACCCCAGCTCAAGTCCTCCTCCGTTGGATCGTTGACAATGGCATTGTTATTATTCCCAAGAGTTTGAATCGCGAACGTTTGAAGCAGAACCTTAATGTGTTCGATTTTAAGCTGACAACCGAAGAGGTAGCGAAGCTCTCAGCACTCGACCAGAACTTCCGCATTTGTGATTGGTGTTTGCTCCCCGGTGCCCAGCGTCATCCCGAGTACAAATTCTAA
- the LOC117574130 gene encoding ATP-binding cassette sub-family G member 8, whose product MELSNFSNKKMSREERRYSVPHGPNTPLPPAASEDLHAWSIYRQNLNSDFTDSALGSSDKSPLPYGNFQLRDTTVQSILNHPRYGPKSPLGSNMYTYLKFGLPRVFPPNAGSQRSHRPGPGPGPGGSSALGGVRGRVNRGFRDSSGAPAGAGSSGYDSSDNETTRSRVPPNLRKYRSESDFRAISGMGMAMAHSRPESRAQGGVPSAALRQANSRASIAVGQHHHHLQQQQQQQQQQQYMTNGKHYGHRSHSEADLLGAHMVDGGGLGYDYGESRIYGSSRHHAQPTYGRKQSQLGLIYPNIQVHCLDVSPSLHGVSLQAKAGDLFAIMATSQREGSALAECLAGLRERLGGEILINGQQVNRRGLRELCSYVPALEVSSLDPRMSVQCTLNFHAALRGPLDRSDLKERMDVLIEDLGLNTVRASNVSTLTHSEKQRLSVACQLLAQSSLLILDQVTSNMDIFDTFFLVEYLRQWCSSGRIVIMTLQPPTFEILSMCSGVLLLSGGRTVFSGSRADLPRHMGELGYPCPPFKNPADYYLDLVTLDDLSAAAMLESSARIESLANAWDQINSEPPLAAPPASLPNFTLKAGFFGQTKALIKRFAGYKQPGSLLTWISKLIAAAVLSLCIGCIFWDVPASDPQLTYNDRFGYHHCVMVLAYWPLVMLTIRDTQEDRRHAERDIRLGLYSRSLYIIIQSLLGLFPSLCIWLAYLLPAHSMAGLYTYSNSSDMGIYLYMGQMLLYLTVIQTLALLCAHLLPCKASASLVNGLISLALAAVGGYLVHPRNLAKFWSWLQLVSPQRWLLPVLVQDEYSAETLANSMGLQLCRNKQVQHQEIIVQQQCPPPNGTQVLVDFQLLPAQHVLDPTASYEQTTSVALVLASVVLFCLTFIIFVCNCRGACRKRRSRRY is encoded by the exons ATGGAGCTGAGCAACTTTTCCAACAAGAAAATGTCACGCGAGGAGCGTCGCTATTCAGTGCCGCATGGTCCAAATACTCCGTTGCCGCCAGCGGCATCCGAAGATCTGCATGCCTGGTCCATTTATAG ACAAAATTTAAACTCTGACTTCACCGATTCAGCGCTGGGCTCCTCAGACAAATCACCGCTGCCATATGGAAATTTCCAGCTACGCGACACCACAGTCcaatcaattttaaatcatCCGCGCTACGGACCCAA ATCCCCGCTGGGTTCGAACATGTACACATATCTAAAGTTTGGACTGCCGCGCGTCTTTCCGCCCAACGCAGGCTCACAGCGCTCACATCGTCCCGGTCCTGGACCCGGTCCAGGTGGCTCTAGTGCCTTGGGTGGAGTGCGTGGCCGTGTGAATCGTGGCTTTAGGGACAGCTCTGGTGCTCCAGCTGGAGCTGGTTCGAGTGGCTacgacagcagcgacaacgaaaCCACACGCAGTCGTGTGCCGCCAAATTTGCGCAAATATCGCAGCGAATCGGATTTCCGTGCCATCAGCGGCATGGGCATGGCCATGGCGCATTCCCGGCCAGAATCGAGGGCACAGGGAGGCGTGCCTTCGGCCGCATTGCGTCAGGCGAACAGCAGAGCTAGCATAGCTGTGggtcagcatcatcatcatctgcagcagcagcaacagcaacaacagcagcaacaatacaTGACCAATGGCAAACACTACGGACATCGTTCGCACAGCGAAGCAGATCTTCTGGGCGCACACATGGTCGATGGCGGTGGATTGGGCTACGACTATGGAGAGTCACGCATCTATGGCAGCTCACGGCATCACGCGCAGCCAACGTATGGACGCAAGCAGTCGCAACTGGGACTGATCTATCCGAACATCCAGGTGCACTGCCTCGACGTGAGTCCAAGTCTGCATGGAGTCTCCTTGCAGGCGAAGGCCGGCGACTTGTTTGCCATCATGGCAACCTCACAACGCGAGGGCAGCGCTCTGGCCGAGTGTCTGGCTGGTCTAAGGGAGCGTCTGGGTGGCGAAATACTCATCAACGGACAGCAGGTGAATCGTCGTGGCTTGAGGGAACTCTGCAGCTATGTGCCCGCCTTGGAGGTGTCCTCTCTAGACCCACGCATGAGCGTGCAGTGCACCCTCAATTTCCATGCTGCATTGCGTGGTCCACTGGATCGCAGTGATCTGAAGGAGCGCATGGATGTCTTGATTGAGGATCTGGGACTCAATACAGTGCGTGCTTCGAATGTCTCCACGCTGACGCATTCGGAGAAGCAACGGCTCAGCGTTGCCTGCCAGCTGCTGGCTCAGTCATCGCTGCTCATACTCGATCAGGTCACCAGCAACATGGACATCTTTGACACATTCTTTCTGGTCGAGTATCTGCGTCAATGGTGCAGCAGTGGTCGCATTGTCATCATGACGCTGCAGCCACCCACATTCGAAATCTTGTCCATGTGCTCCGGCGTACTCTTGCTGTCCGGCGGACGCACCGTCTTCTCCGGCAGCCGTGCGGATCTGCCACGCCACATGGGCGAACTGGGATATCCGTGTCCGCCATTCAAGAACCCGGCGGATTATTATC TTGATCTGGTCACCCTCGACGATCTGTCAGCAGCCGCCATGCTGGAGTCTTCGGCCCGCATTGAATCGCTGGCCAATGCCTGGGATCAAATCAACTCGGAGCCGCCGCTTGCCGCGCCGCCCGCCTCACTGCCCAACTTTACGCTCAAAGCGGGCTTCTTTGGCCAGACGAAGGCGTTGATCAAACGCTTTGCTGGCTACAAGCAGCCAGGATCGCTGCTCACCTGGATTAGCAAACTAATTGCTGCTGCCGTGCTCTCGCTGTGCATTGGTTGCATCTTCTGGGATGTCCCAGCATCGGATCCACAGCTCACGTACAACGATCGCTTTGGCTATCATCACTGCGTCATGGTGTTGGCCTATTGGCCGCTGGTTATGCTCACCATACGCGACACGCAGGAGGATCGACGCCATGCCGAGCGCGACATACGACTGGGACTGTACTCGCGCAGTCTTTACATTATTATACAG AGTTTGCTGGGTCTCTTTCCAAGCTTGTGTATTTGGCTGGCGTATTTGCTGCCCGCGCATAGCATGGCCGGACTTTACACCTActccaacagcagcgacaTGGGCATCTACTTGTACATGG GTCAAATGTTGCTTTATTTGACTGTCATCCAAACACTTGCATTGCTCTGCGCTCATCTGTTGCCTTGTAAGGCTTCCGCCAGTCTGGTGAATGGCCTCATTAGTTTGGCCCTCGCTGCCGTCGGTGGTTATTTGGTGCATCCACGTAATCTGGCCAAATTCTGGTCCTGGTTGCAGCTCGTCTCGCCACAGCGTTGGCTGCTGCCTGTGCTGGTGCAGGACGAGTACAGCGCCGAAACGTTGGCCAACTCGATGGGTCTGCAGCTGTGCCGCAATAAACAA GTGCAGCATCAGGAGATCATTGTGCAGCAGCAGTGTCCGCCTCCAAATGGCACCCAAGTGTTGGTCGATTTCCAACTGCTGCCCGCACAGCATGTGCTTGATCCCACAGCCAGCTATGAACAGACCACCTCAGTGGCCTTGGTGCTGGCTTCCGTGGTGCTCTTCTGTCTGACGTTCATCATCTTTGTGTGCAATTGCCGTGGCGCCTGTCGCAAGCGACGCAGTCGACGCTATTAG